One window from the genome of [Clostridium] celerecrescens 18A encodes:
- a CDS encoding GNAT family N-acetyltransferase codes for MRLRLVKLDKKYKMHLNDMMEEWYASGEKIVPNAIGRLDYRDFDNYINCLDNNVENEGFVPYSTFFCLDEERDIFVGAVNIRHYLNESLLLNGGHIGDGVRPSERRKGVATKMIGLALEECKKIGLDKALMVCDKKNIGSAKSIENNGGVLENEILMDGIVEQRFWISID; via the coding sequence TTGAGACTTCGTTTAGTAAAATTAGATAAAAAATATAAAATGCATCTAAATGATATGATGGAAGAATGGTATGCATCGGGTGAAAAAATCGTTCCTAATGCAATTGGAAGACTTGATTATCGTGATTTTGATAATTACATTAATTGTTTAGATAATAACGTCGAAAATGAAGGATTTGTACCATATTCTACTTTTTTTTGCTTAGATGAAGAAAGAGATATATTCGTTGGAGCCGTTAATATCAGGCATTATTTAAATGAATCTTTGCTGTTAAATGGTGGACATATCGGAGATGGAGTACGGCCTTCAGAAAGAAGGAAAGGAGTTGCGACCAAAATGATTGGTCTTGCCCTTGAAGAGTGCAAAAAGATTGGATTAGATAAAGCTTTAATGGTATGTGATAAGAAGAACATAGGCTCCGCGAAAAGTATAGAGAATAATGGTGGCGTCCTGGAAAATGAAATTTTAATGGATGGCATAGTAGAACAAAGATTTTGGATCAGCATTGACTAA
- a CDS encoding TspO/MBR family protein, translating to MKPINKSALVISILIPLAVGSLSALISGNMSTYSLLNKPSLSPPSYIFPIVWTLLYILMGISSYIIYVSGNDNSTKALKIYALQLFFNFFWSIIFFGFSQYLLAFLWLILLIILIIIMIQQFYKINSVAAYLQIPYLLWCIFAAYLNYTILLMN from the coding sequence ATGAAACCTATAAACAAAAGTGCTCTAGTAATTTCAATTCTTATACCTTTGGCTGTTGGTTCTTTATCAGCTCTTATAAGTGGTAACATGTCAACATATTCCTTATTAAATAAACCCTCCCTTAGCCCTCCATCCTATATTTTTCCCATTGTTTGGACATTACTTTATATCCTCATGGGAATATCTTCATACATAATTTATGTGTCAGGTAATGATAATTCAACTAAAGCTCTAAAAATCTATGCACTTCAACTTTTCTTTAACTTTTTTTGGAGCATTATTTTCTTTGGATTTTCTCAATATTTACTTGCATTTTTATGGCTAATATTGTTAATCATTCTAATAATTATAATGATCCAACAGTTTTATAAAATAAATTCTGTTGCAGCATACTTACAGATCCCATATCTTTTATGGTGCATATTTGCAGCTTATTTGAATTATACAATTTTGTTGATGAATTAA
- a CDS encoding GNAT family N-acetyltransferase — MYITIYNDCGEQEFINSVRINGLLEHNMKKTNGKLKVPNMEFTNIARNEKGVIVGGVSGSTYLSSLEIEVLWVQEAYRGQKIASRLLEVIEHQAKDAGCQIVHLTTYSFQAPLFYQKQGYVICGEVNGFPDNIRLYTLKKQL, encoded by the coding sequence ATGTATATAACTATTTATAATGATTGTGGTGAGCAAGAGTTTATAAATTCAGTTCGTATAAATGGGTTGCTTGAGCACAATATGAAAAAAACAAACGGTAAATTAAAAGTACCAAATATGGAATTTACGAATATAGCACGCAATGAAAAGGGAGTTATTGTAGGAGGTGTATCAGGATCTACTTATCTCTCATCCTTAGAAATAGAGGTTCTTTGGGTACAGGAAGCTTATAGGGGACAAAAAATAGCATCGCGTTTATTGGAAGTAATTGAACATCAGGCAAAAGACGCTGGGTGCCAGATTGTTCATCTGACTACATATTCTTTTCAAGCTCCTCTTTTTTATCAAAAGCAAGGATATGTTATTTGTGGAGAAGTCAACGGTTTTCCCGATAATATCAGACTATATACTTTAAAGAAACAGTTGTAA
- a CDS encoding nitroreductase family protein, with protein MDLMEAICTRKSYRKTFKPNYIPDADLKEILKAGAAAPSGCNQQTTCFIAVNNQEMVHNLATIYGASWALTAPAAILLLTKETISYKGNSYHIHDYSAAAENILLAINAKGYSTTWIEGQIEGEKAKKMGEILGVPEDLTVVIYMPLGIPDKENPGVTKKPFEDRAWLNGYRKEF; from the coding sequence ATGGACTTAATGGAAGCAATCTGTACAAGAAAAAGTTATCGCAAAACATTCAAACCGAATTATATCCCTGATGCCGATTTAAAAGAAATCTTGAAAGCTGGTGCAGCAGCCCCTTCAGGCTGCAATCAGCAGACAACTTGTTTTATCGCAGTAAATAATCAGGAGATGGTACACAATCTGGCAACTATATATGGTGCATCATGGGCGCTGACTGCGCCAGCAGCAATCCTTCTGTTAACAAAAGAAACGATTTCCTATAAAGGTAATTCCTACCACATACACGATTACTCCGCCGCAGCTGAGAATATTCTCTTGGCAATAAATGCAAAGGGATATTCTACTACCTGGATTGAGGGACAGATCGAAGGAGAAAAGGCCAAAAAAATGGGAGAGATTCTTGGAGTTCCAGAAGATTTAACAGTAGTTATCTATATGCCCTTGGGAATTCCAGATAAAGAAAATCCTGGTGTGACAAAAAAACCTTTTGAAGATAGAGCTTGGTTAAATGGTTATCGAAAAGAATTTTAA
- a CDS encoding sensor histidine kinase: MIVLLELKGLYQMNSMQLLFESGYFVAVLYWGRGIVLPVFALILNHSVQWVRQDKFYSPIAWILSLCVILVYNMLFRHFIAPKAKVETFYRSNEQIRFVAIFQVCLLGYLLFINLGRYYMADLTWYNMACIISCIICFAAQGLLVSWGIRTSFLLKYELHTELQQQQLERQLRHYKAYQKYIESFRALKQDYNYMITSVKSLLSIGEYQKAISLLDTILDKSQKQVPVQHSYSNNILLDALLQDTADRCKEQSTQFSANVYLPIGHNISETDIVRMFTNLFNNAAEACAKVTSDSERFISIRSRFVSHNGWLKIETENSFHGKVLIRNGIPESTKPNRDFHGLGLSIINETATKLGGIMVIDVDQKKMIFRTTLLLPVNIQRWNNKETKICPS; this comes from the coding sequence TTGATCGTTCTGCTGGAATTAAAAGGATTGTATCAAATGAATTCGATGCAGCTACTTTTTGAGAGCGGCTATTTTGTCGCAGTTTTATACTGGGGACGAGGAATCGTATTGCCGGTTTTTGCTCTGATTCTGAACCATAGCGTACAGTGGGTAAGGCAAGACAAGTTTTACTCCCCCATTGCATGGATTCTTTCCTTATGCGTGATTCTCGTTTACAATATGCTTTTTCGCCATTTCATCGCTCCAAAAGCGAAGGTTGAAACGTTCTACCGCAGTAATGAACAGATCCGGTTTGTAGCTATTTTTCAAGTTTGCCTTCTGGGATATCTGCTGTTTATCAACCTGGGGCGGTATTATATGGCCGATTTGACCTGGTATAACATGGCCTGCATCATCTCCTGTATCATCTGCTTTGCAGCACAGGGATTGCTCGTCAGCTGGGGAATCAGAACCAGTTTCCTTTTAAAATATGAATTACATACGGAATTGCAGCAACAGCAGCTCGAGAGACAATTGCGGCATTATAAAGCGTATCAGAAATATATCGAGAGCTTTCGGGCTCTCAAACAGGATTACAATTATATGATAACCTCTGTAAAATCTCTGTTGTCCATCGGTGAATATCAGAAAGCTATAAGCTTACTCGATACCATACTCGATAAAAGTCAAAAGCAAGTTCCGGTACAACACTCTTATTCAAATAATATCCTGCTTGATGCTCTCCTGCAGGATACCGCAGATCGATGTAAGGAGCAATCCACCCAATTTTCAGCTAATGTCTATCTTCCCATCGGTCATAATATATCTGAAACCGATATTGTCCGTATGTTTACAAACCTATTCAATAATGCAGCAGAGGCTTGTGCAAAAGTCACTTCTGATTCTGAAAGATTTATTTCCATCAGAAGCAGATTTGTTTCCCACAATGGCTGGCTGAAAATCGAAACAGAAAACTCATTTCATGGTAAAGTACTCATTCGTAATGGAATTCCTGAATCAACAAAGCCTAATCGGGATTTTCATGGCCTTGGTTTATCAATCATTAATGAAACGGCAACAAAATTAGGTGGTATAATGGTTATAGATGTAGATCAGAAGAAAATGATATTTAGGACAACACTTTTACTGCCTGTTAACATACAACGATGGAATAATAAGGAAACCAAAATCTGCCCGTCCTAA
- a CDS encoding RrF2 family transcriptional regulator gives MKFQITTDYAIRIILYMAQQGDQVTTAKEVAAQLGMTYNYFNKIAAKIKRLGFIESVQGPKGGYRLAKDAADITLYDIVEAMEGSICINRCLEEDGYCSRNATPSCLVHRIFESIQSKTIEMLSGTRICDLIYENANET, from the coding sequence GTGAAATTTCAGATTACAACGGACTATGCAATTCGGATCATCCTTTATATGGCTCAGCAGGGTGATCAAGTGACAACAGCGAAAGAGGTAGCAGCACAATTAGGTATGACCTATAACTATTTCAATAAAATTGCCGCAAAAATCAAGCGGTTAGGGTTCATAGAGTCTGTACAAGGCCCAAAGGGTGGATACCGTTTAGCAAAAGATGCTGCAGATATAACATTATACGATATTGTTGAGGCGATGGAGGGAAGTATCTGCATCAATCGATGTTTGGAAGAGGATGGATACTGCAGCAGAAATGCTACCCCATCATGTCTGGTGCACCGAATTTTTGAATCTATCCAGTCTAAAACGATTGAAATGCTAAGTGGGACTCGAATTTGCGATCTTATATATGAAAATGCGAACGAAACATAA